TCAGCAAATCGAATTGCGCGGCGTATCTTTTGGCTAACGACGGCGGGCAATTAGTTAGTGGCTCGCCAATTCGTCAGGAGTATTTAGAAACCGCGCTTTCATGGATAAATGAAAGCAGGATCGAGGATTACATGGCCAAACACCAGCACGACAAAAATGCTGATAAATTATGGCGGTATTTTCAAGATGTTGTCGCATGGACACGAAAAACTTTTCTAAATTATCGCCGAGAGATGAATAATGTGCCGTGGGGCGTGTTGTTTAACCAGTTCAAAGATAAAAAATTTGATTCTAAAAAATTGGAAAAAGAAATAACCGAGCTTATGCAAGACGAAGACGTTACCAAAAAATCAGGCATTTACGAATATGTTTTGACTAGAAGTGAAAAGTTTTTGAATATCCGCGCTTTCACCGACAAGATGAAGCGCGAAGCGTATGAGAGGCAAAATGGCATTTGTCCGCACTGTAAAGGCGAGAATAAGAAAAAGAAATGGGAAATTGAAGAAATGGAAGCCGATCACATAACACCTTGGCACGAGGGCGGAAAAACTATCGCTGAAAATTGCCAAATGTTATGCAAACAAGATAATCGAACTAAATCCGGAAAGTAAAATCAACAACGGAATAAGTAGTGAAAAATTAGAATATGCCTGAAGAATTAAAATTTAAATTTTTGAAAGATGTTCCATTGGGCAATAGTCATGATGGTATTTTTGGCTTTTACCATAACGATGTTGCCCCAGCTTTGAAAGAAATATTAGAAAACGATACGTGTGTGCACACTATTGGCTTGTTTAGTAAATGGGGTACAGGCAAAAGCACACTTATTGAAATGATTCGCAACGATTTAGGAAGTCCCATGTTTGTGTTTGATGCATGGAAATATCAAGAAGATTCACTACGAAGGATTTTTTTAATCGAATTAGTTAATTTTTTAATAGATCAAAAACAGCTCTCG
This window of the Patescibacteria group bacterium genome carries:
- a CDS encoding DUF262 domain-containing protein — translated: MKIELHKIPIRKVITGYKDSAEEGVVAYSGKLDIRPKYQREFVYKDKQRDAVIETVKQNFPLNVMYWMAREDGGYEVLDGQQRTISIGQYVNGDFSLNERYFHNLLKEEQDQILDYELMIYFCEGTDKERLDWFRIINIAGEKLTDQEIRNAVYTGPWLSDSKLKFSKSNCAAYLLANDGGQLVSGSPIRQEYLETALSWINESRIEDYMAKHQHDKNADKLWRYFQDVVAWTRKTFLNYRREMNNVPWGVLFNQFKDKKFDSKKLEKEITELMQDEDVTKKSGIYEYVLTRSEKFLNIRAFTDKMKREAYERQNGICPHCKGENKKKKWEIEEMEADHITPWHEGGKTIAENCQMLCKQDNRTKSGK